The following are from one region of the Pseudomonas putida genome:
- the yghU gene encoding glutathione-dependent disulfide-bond oxidoreductase produces the protein MSKPAYVPPKVWRNDAASGGQFASINRPVAGPTHDKDLPQGKHPLQLYSLATPNGVKATIALEELLALGHRGAEYDAWLIRIGEGEQFSSGFVQVNPNSKIPALLDRSVEPPVRVFESGSILLYLAEKFGALLPKAPAARTESLNWLFWQMGAAPYLGGGFGHFYVYAPEKFEYAINRFTMEAKRQLDVLNRRLAESRYLGGEEYSIADIAVWPWYGQLVRGNLYGAAEFLAVDEYPHVQRWAEEIALRPAVQRGTRVNRTWGDEASQVPERHAAADLD, from the coding sequence ATGAGCAAGCCCGCCTACGTGCCACCCAAAGTCTGGCGCAACGACGCAGCGTCCGGTGGCCAGTTCGCCAGCATCAACCGCCCGGTTGCCGGCCCGACTCACGACAAGGACCTGCCGCAGGGCAAGCACCCGCTGCAGCTTTACTCCCTGGCCACGCCCAATGGCGTCAAGGCCACCATAGCCCTCGAAGAGCTGCTCGCGCTGGGCCACCGTGGAGCCGAATATGATGCCTGGCTGATCCGCATCGGCGAGGGTGAGCAGTTCTCCAGCGGCTTCGTCCAGGTCAACCCCAATTCGAAAATCCCCGCCCTGCTCGACCGCAGCGTCGAACCGCCGGTGCGGGTGTTCGAGTCGGGTTCGATCCTGCTGTACCTGGCGGAAAAGTTCGGTGCCTTGCTACCGAAAGCGCCCGCTGCACGCACCGAAAGCCTGAACTGGCTGTTCTGGCAAATGGGCGCGGCGCCCTACCTGGGCGGCGGCTTTGGCCACTTCTATGTGTATGCGCCGGAAAAGTTCGAGTACGCGATCAACCGCTTCACCATGGAAGCCAAGCGCCAGCTGGATGTGCTCAACCGGCGCCTGGCCGAAAGCCGCTACCTGGGTGGCGAGGAATACAGCATCGCCGACATTGCCGTGTGGCCGTGGTATGGCCAGCTGGTACGCGGCAATCTGTATGGCGCGGCGGAATTCCTGGCAGTGGACGAGTACCCACATGTGCAGCGTTGGGCCGAGGAGATTGCCCTTCGCCCTGCGGTGCAGCGTGGCACCCGGGTGAACCGCACCTGGGGGGATGAAGCCAGCCAGGTGCCGGAGCGGCATGCAGCGGCAGACCTGGACTGA
- a CDS encoding PAS domain-containing protein, with protein sequence MSMTPSEERQLTLTVLKAAIQALGSVAARNMEILLHDLDHPEHSVVAIVNGHLSGRSVGSPILAAPEQDQGFKALMQASADQRGCEPVVLPDYPTTLKGRTLRSATAIFRDRSGHPFASLCVNTDVTGLDTAMNFLQQFQPLGATPVVSEPADMELLMSEIIQASLQRSGQGRMNKQAKVEAVRMMQERGLFIVKGGVEKAASALGVTRYTVYNYLEQLRGASQ encoded by the coding sequence ATGTCCATGACTCCCAGCGAAGAACGCCAGCTCACCCTCACCGTCCTCAAGGCCGCCATCCAGGCCCTGGGCAGCGTTGCCGCACGCAACATGGAAATCCTGCTGCACGACCTCGACCACCCGGAACACTCCGTGGTGGCGATCGTCAATGGCCATCTTTCCGGCCGCAGCGTCGGAAGCCCGATCCTCGCCGCGCCTGAACAGGACCAGGGTTTCAAGGCACTCATGCAGGCCTCAGCTGACCAACGCGGCTGTGAACCGGTGGTGCTGCCCGATTACCCGACGACGCTCAAGGGCCGCACCCTGCGCAGCGCCACGGCAATCTTCCGCGACCGCAGCGGCCACCCGTTCGCCAGCCTTTGCGTCAACACCGACGTCACCGGCCTGGATACCGCCATGAACTTTCTCCAGCAGTTCCAACCGCTGGGGGCCACGCCTGTCGTCAGTGAACCCGCCGACATGGAACTGCTGATGAGCGAGATAATCCAGGCATCCCTGCAGCGCAGCGGCCAGGGGCGGATGAACAAGCAAGCCAAGGTCGAGGCCGTGCGAATGATGCAGGAGCGCGGTCTGTTCATCGTCAAGGGCGGCGTGGAAAAGGCCGCCAGCGCACTTGGTGTGACCCGCTACACCGTTTACAACTACCTCGAGCAACTGCGCGGAGCCAGCCAATGA
- a CDS encoding amidase translates to MIEVTEVSIAELRDALESGRTTAVELVQAYLARIDAYDGADTATALNAVVVRNPEALKEAAASDARRAKGQVLSPLDGIPYTAKDSYLVKGLTAASGSPAFKDLVAQRDAFTIERLRAAGAVCLGKTNMPPMANGGMQRGVYGRAESPYNANYLTAPFASGSSNGAGTATAASFSAFGLAEETWSSGRGPASNNGLCAYTPSRGVISVRGNWPLTPTMDVVVPYARTMADLLEILDVVVADDADKRGDLWRLQPWVPIPAASAVRPASYLDLAVDASALKGKRFGVPRMYINADAEAGTSEKPGIGGPTGQRINTRATVIDLWQQARQALEAAGAEVLEVDFPLVSNCEGDRPGAPTVYNRGIVSKEFLHDELWELSGWAFDDFLRANGDPKLNRLADVDGPQIFPHDPGTLPNREDDLAAGMDEYVNMAKRGLKTWDQIETLPDGLRGLEQTRKMDLEDWMDNLGLDAVLFPTVADVGPADADVNPVSADIAWSNGVWVANGNLAIRHLGVPTVTVPMGVMADIGMPVGLTFAGRAYSDNALLSFAAGFEATGSRRMIPPRTPPLG, encoded by the coding sequence ATGATCGAGGTAACCGAGGTTTCCATTGCCGAGCTGCGCGACGCGCTCGAGTCGGGCCGCACGACGGCGGTCGAGCTGGTCCAGGCCTACCTGGCGCGCATCGACGCCTACGATGGCGCCGACACCGCCACTGCCCTGAACGCCGTAGTGGTACGCAACCCCGAGGCGCTGAAAGAGGCCGCCGCCTCCGATGCCCGTCGCGCCAAAGGCCAGGTCCTGAGCCCGCTGGACGGCATCCCCTACACCGCCAAGGACAGCTACCTGGTCAAAGGCCTGACCGCAGCCTCTGGCAGCCCGGCCTTCAAGGATCTGGTGGCCCAGCGCGACGCCTTCACCATCGAACGCCTGCGCGCCGCCGGCGCCGTGTGCCTGGGCAAGACCAACATGCCGCCCATGGCCAACGGTGGCATGCAGCGCGGCGTGTATGGCCGCGCCGAAAGCCCGTACAACGCCAATTACCTGACCGCCCCCTTCGCCTCGGGTTCGTCCAACGGTGCCGGCACCGCCACCGCCGCCAGTTTCAGTGCCTTCGGCCTGGCCGAAGAAACCTGGTCCAGCGGCCGTGGCCCGGCGTCCAACAACGGCCTGTGCGCCTATACCCCTTCGCGCGGGGTGATTTCGGTGCGTGGCAACTGGCCACTGACACCGACCATGGACGTGGTGGTGCCCTATGCCCGCACCATGGCCGACCTGCTGGAAATCCTCGACGTGGTCGTAGCCGACGACGCCGACAAGCGCGGCGACCTGTGGCGTCTGCAACCCTGGGTGCCCATCCCGGCGGCTTCGGCGGTGCGCCCGGCCTCGTACCTGGACCTGGCTGTGGATGCCAGCGCGCTCAAGGGCAAGCGCTTTGGCGTGCCGCGCATGTACATCAATGCCGATGCCGAAGCCGGTACTTCCGAGAAGCCCGGCATCGGTGGCCCGACCGGCCAGCGCATCAACACTCGCGCCACGGTGATCGACCTGTGGCAGCAGGCCCGCCAGGCACTGGAGGCGGCGGGTGCCGAAGTGCTGGAAGTGGACTTCCCGCTGGTGTCGAACTGCGAAGGCGACCGCCCGGGCGCACCGACCGTGTACAACCGCGGCATCGTCAGCAAGGAATTCCTGCATGACGAACTGTGGGAGCTGTCAGGCTGGGCCTTCGACGACTTCCTGCGCGCCAACGGTGACCCCAAGCTCAACCGCCTGGCCGACGTCGACGGGCCGCAGATCTTCCCCCACGACCCGGGCACCCTGCCCAACCGTGAGGACGACCTGGCCGCCGGCATGGACGAGTACGTCAACATGGCCAAGCGTGGCCTGAAGACCTGGGACCAGATCGAGACCCTGCCCGACGGCCTTCGCGGCCTGGAGCAGACCCGCAAAATGGACCTGGAAGACTGGATGGACAACCTGGGCTTGGACGCGGTGCTGTTCCCCACCGTGGCCGACGTCGGCCCGGCGGATGCCGACGTCAACCCGGTATCCGCGGACATCGCCTGGAGCAACGGGGTCTGGGTGGCCAACGGCAACCTGGCGATCCGTCACCTGGGCGTGCCGACCGTGACAGTGCCGATGGGCGTGATGGCCGATATCGGCATGCCGGTGGGGCTGACCTTTGCTGGCAGGGCTTACAGCGACAATGCGCTGCTCAGCTTCGCTGCAGGCTTCGAGGCGACCGGGTCGCGTCGGATGATCCCGCCGCGTACCCCGCCTCTGGGTTGA